The following proteins come from a genomic window of Corynebacterium crudilactis:
- a CDS encoding aldo/keto reductase — translation MEHGMAVIKGTEFDVFPLNLGGNTFGWTSDREETFAVLDAFVAAGGNFVDTADSYSSWVPGNEGGESERALGAWIKERGADKLIIATKSGALEAVAGRSREATFRAVEGSLERLGVESIDIFYYHYDDETVSIEEQIIIAQDLIAQGKIKHLALSNYTPERLAEFFEKSAGTSAQPVALQPHYNLVARKDYEEKVQPLVEKHDVAVFPYFALAAGLLTGKYTSKGDIAGKARVGQLERYATDEAFAVVTELQAVADELGAAPTTVALAWLIAHGVTAPIASVSKVEQLADLMAVKDLGLSAEQIARLDKVSEPFA, via the coding sequence ATGGAGCATGGCATGGCTGTCATTAAAGGCACTGAATTTGATGTTTTCCCACTAAACCTTGGTGGAAACACCTTTGGTTGGACCTCTGACCGAGAGGAAACTTTTGCTGTTTTGGATGCTTTCGTAGCGGCCGGTGGCAACTTTGTGGATACTGCTGATTCATACTCTTCCTGGGTTCCGGGAAATGAAGGTGGAGAATCAGAGCGTGCACTTGGTGCCTGGATTAAAGAACGTGGTGCGGACAAGCTGATCATCGCGACCAAGTCTGGTGCATTGGAAGCTGTGGCTGGACGTTCTCGTGAGGCAACTTTTAGGGCAGTGGAGGGTTCCCTTGAGCGTTTGGGCGTGGAGTCCATTGATATTTTTTACTACCACTATGACGATGAAACAGTCAGCATTGAAGAGCAGATAATCATTGCTCAGGATCTAATTGCGCAGGGCAAGATTAAGCATCTTGCGTTGTCTAATTACACTCCTGAGCGCTTAGCTGAGTTCTTTGAAAAATCTGCGGGCACTTCAGCTCAGCCGGTGGCATTGCAGCCTCATTATAATTTGGTGGCGCGTAAGGATTATGAGGAAAAGGTGCAGCCGCTTGTTGAAAAGCATGATGTTGCAGTGTTCCCTTATTTCGCTCTTGCTGCTGGTCTATTGACTGGCAAGTACACCTCTAAGGGGGACATCGCAGGCAAGGCTCGTGTTGGGCAGCTCGAGCGATATGCCACTGATGAGGCTTTTGCTGTGGTTACAGAATTGCAGGCGGTGGCTGATGAGTTGGGTGCTGCGCCAACTACAGTGGCCCTTGCGTGGCTGATAGCGCATGGTGTGACGGCACCGATTGCTTCTGTCTCTAAGGTTGAGCAGTTGGCTGATTTGATGGCTGTGAAGGATCTCGGCTTGAGTGCTGAACAGATTGCCCGTTTGGATAAGGTTTCCGAGCCTTTTGCTTAA